A single Methanospirillum lacunae DNA region contains:
- the moaA gene encoding GTP 3',8-cyclase MoaA: protein MAVRDNFQRPVSNIRISLNSGCNLKCIYCHREGECKPENPMSIDDIREILLASERLGIRSVKFTGGEPLLRKDILDIFRSVPAGIESSMTTNGTLLGPMAMDLYKAGLSRVNISLDSLRHETYKKITGVDSLDDALAGIEAAKAAGLVPIKINMVLLKGINEDEIDDFIRLVANDRHMILQIIELMDLGDCPYHADLSDLEDHIAASSKRVITRRMHHRKKYCYSGAEIEFVRPFHNSEFCKHCNRLRVTSDGKLKPCLLRSDNLVDIRGKKGEELDALFKQAIGLREPYNS, encoded by the coding sequence ATGGCTGTTCGGGATAATTTTCAACGTCCTGTCAGCAATATCAGGATCAGTCTGAATTCGGGGTGTAATCTTAAATGCATTTACTGTCATCGGGAAGGAGAATGCAAACCAGAAAATCCGATGTCAATCGATGATATCAGGGAAATTCTTCTGGCATCAGAGCGACTTGGTATCAGGTCGGTAAAATTTACCGGTGGAGAACCACTGCTCAGAAAGGACATCCTTGATATTTTCAGAAGTGTTCCTGCAGGGATAGAATCTTCGATGACGACCAACGGAACACTTCTTGGCCCAATGGCCATGGATCTTTACAAGGCTGGCCTCTCCAGAGTAAACATCAGTCTTGACAGTCTCCGGCATGAGACCTACAAAAAGATCACTGGTGTTGACAGTCTGGATGATGCCCTGGCAGGAATTGAGGCTGCAAAGGCGGCAGGCCTGGTTCCGATAAAGATCAACATGGTGCTCCTGAAAGGGATCAATGAGGATGAGATCGATGATTTCATCAGGCTTGTGGCAAACGATCGCCATATGATTCTGCAGATCATCGAACTGATGGATCTTGGAGACTGTCCATACCATGCAGATCTGTCAGATCTCGAGGATCATATCGCTGCATCATCAAAACGGGTGATCACCAGAAGGATGCATCACAGGAAAAAATACTGTTACAGCGGGGCAGAGATCGAGTTTGTCAGGCCTTTTCACAATTCAGAATTCTGCAAACATTGTAATCGGCTCAGGGTTACTTCTGACGGAAAACTGAAACCCTGCCTTCTCAGGTCAGATAACCTTGTGGATATCAGAGGGAAGAAAGGGGAAGAACTTGACGCTCTCTTTAAGCAGGCAATAGGCCTCAGAGAACCGTACAACTCCTGA
- a CDS encoding RlmE family RNA methyltransferase — MGSQWGRDKVYQKAMKQGYRSRASFKLKEILERNAVLRPQDNVVDLGAAPGSWLQILKENTSGQIVGIDLNPIQPLEGVITLVGDFSKPTIVARVLDLLPVVNLVVCDASPKLSGHKSYDQARAIDLNKMALDFAIQVLCPGGNLVMKTFQGEDFPWIYRKVKEEFFRVTTHKTHSSRKGSAEIYIIARNFIAGREDLFDAEVQEEVTDSGD, encoded by the coding sequence ATGGGTTCTCAATGGGGTAGGGATAAGGTATACCAGAAGGCAATGAAGCAGGGATACCGTTCCCGAGCTTCATTCAAATTAAAAGAGATTTTAGAACGAAACGCAGTTCTGCGACCACAGGATAATGTGGTAGATCTTGGTGCAGCACCAGGGAGCTGGCTTCAGATTCTGAAAGAGAATACATCAGGGCAGATCGTTGGGATCGATCTAAATCCAATCCAGCCACTTGAAGGAGTGATAACTCTGGTTGGGGATTTTTCAAAACCCACAATAGTAGCAAGAGTTCTGGACCTGTTACCGGTCGTAAACCTTGTGGTCTGCGACGCTTCGCCCAAATTATCAGGGCATAAATCGTACGACCAGGCAAGAGCAATAGACCTCAACAAAATGGCTCTTGACTTTGCTATACAGGTGCTCTGCCCGGGTGGCAACCTGGTGATGAAAACATTCCAGGGTGAAGATTTTCCATGGATCTACCGGAAAGTAAAAGAAGAATTTTTCCGCGTAACTACGCATAAAACCCATTCAAGCAGAAAGGGAAGTGCTGAGATCTACATCATTGCCCGCAACTTCATCGCAGGAAGGGAAGACCTCTTTGATGCTGAGGTTCAGGAAGAAGTAACAGACTCGGGTGATTGA
- a CDS encoding DNA polymerase sliding clamp, with protein MLKGTINADTFRDSIDAVAALVTECRMHFSEQEVWIRSVDTANVAMVILTLQREAFNTYEATPGELGLDITKMKNIFTMMGKASEVSLDYPDGANKIEVRFEGYHYAITLLDTSTIKKDPNSPGIELPGVVTVSGSDLYNTIKSAAVVSDKMWLGINPDKKVFYIIAEGDSDHIEREFSADEMISCNYSQARSLFSIDYLKDMGKVMAHASEVTIHLGTDHPVKFSFDIAGGKGHVEYLLAPRIEAD; from the coding sequence ATGCTGAAAGGAACAATAAACGCCGATACTTTTCGTGATTCTATCGACGCCGTCGCTGCTCTGGTAACCGAGTGCAGAATGCATTTCTCCGAGCAGGAGGTGTGGATCAGATCTGTCGATACCGCAAATGTTGCTATGGTCATTCTCACCCTCCAGCGTGAAGCGTTCAATACATACGAAGCTACACCCGGGGAGCTTGGGCTCGATATCACAAAGATGAAGAATATCTTCACGATGATGGGAAAAGCAAGTGAAGTGAGTCTGGACTATCCAGATGGAGCTAATAAGATTGAAGTCAGGTTTGAAGGGTATCATTATGCCATCACCCTGCTTGATACAAGCACCATCAAAAAGGATCCTAACTCACCAGGCATTGAGCTCCCTGGCGTTGTGACTGTCTCAGGATCAGACCTCTATAATACTATCAAGTCCGCAGCAGTGGTTTCAGACAAAATGTGGCTTGGAATTAATCCTGATAAGAAGGTCTTCTATATTATTGCCGAAGGAGACAGTGACCACATCGAGCGTGAGTTTTCTGCTGATGAGATGATATCCTGTAATTATTCACAGGCCCGCTCCCTCTTCTCAATTGATTACCTCAAGGATATGGGAAAAGTCATGGCACACGCATCAGAGGTAACCATTCACCTGGGAACTGATCACCCGGTTAAATTCTCCTTTGATATTGCTGGCGGAAAAGGACATGTTGAGTACCTGCTCGCCCCACGTATCGAAGCTGACTGA
- the priL gene encoding DNA primase regulatory subunit PriL → MVALDLRDLAKYPFLKEAQSFIAANTASLDQYFESSAGRLAVKEAYDTVSASIRFNPRQPPEDLSEVPSEAEAVRIIISAYPASRLLVSCSGDKMLIDRLCRYQSWRVYRYLQDEDPKKKEVIAASLGLSGSSTKIPVIQYIEIASRLTDDRWRLVNRVVEKGIVRIHSDEIDEILRERLRVIMSQNLPLKVPPSLCISLQPVIDRIKTTIQERMLEEFGSVEESAFPPCIQAIIAALVQRTHLTHMGRFAVTAFMHNIGMENTRIVELYGHVPDFDLSKTMYQVDHISGQGGSGTEYTSPQCSTMKTHALCVHPDALCKNITHPLTYYKQKKRMVTVPKKKAGIVGSGGNIPDKESAPADNSDKQEKRNKVRGTAMEEGRKNNEDHKEDNQA, encoded by the coding sequence ATGGTAGCACTTGACCTTCGAGACCTTGCAAAATACCCTTTTTTAAAAGAAGCCCAGTCCTTTATCGCTGCAAATACAGCCTCCCTCGATCAGTATTTTGAATCTTCTGCAGGTCGTCTTGCGGTAAAAGAAGCATACGACACTGTATCAGCTTCAATCAGGTTTAACCCCCGCCAGCCTCCTGAAGATCTGTCTGAAGTTCCCTCCGAGGCGGAAGCCGTCAGAATAATTATTTCCGCATACCCGGCAAGCCGGTTACTGGTCTCCTGTTCTGGTGATAAGATGCTCATTGATCGACTTTGTCGATACCAGTCATGGAGAGTATATCGGTATCTCCAAGATGAGGATCCAAAGAAGAAAGAAGTGATAGCAGCCAGTCTGGGACTATCAGGGAGTTCTACCAAAATTCCGGTGATTCAGTACATAGAGATAGCTTCCAGGCTCACTGATGACAGATGGAGGCTTGTAAACCGGGTTGTGGAGAAAGGGATTGTCAGGATTCATAGTGATGAGATCGATGAGATCCTGAGGGAACGTCTCAGGGTTATCATGAGTCAGAACCTCCCACTTAAAGTTCCTCCATCTCTTTGTATCTCTTTACAGCCGGTAATTGACCGAATCAAAACCACAATACAGGAGCGGATGCTTGAAGAGTTTGGATCTGTGGAAGAGTCTGCTTTCCCCCCCTGCATTCAGGCAATTATCGCAGCTCTCGTGCAGCGGACTCACCTTACCCATATGGGAAGATTTGCAGTGACTGCTTTTATGCATAACATTGGGATGGAGAACACCCGGATTGTCGAGTTGTACGGGCATGTACCTGACTTCGATCTCTCAAAGACCATGTACCAGGTGGATCATATATCAGGTCAGGGAGGAAGTGGAACTGAATACACATCTCCCCAATGTTCCACGATGAAAACTCATGCACTCTGTGTTCATCCTGATGCTCTCTGTAAAAATATTACGCATCCACTCACGTATTACAAACAGAAAAAAAGAATGGTTACTGTTCCCAAAAAGAAAGCCGGGATTGTTGGGTCAGGGGGTAACATTCCTGATAAGGAATCCGCCCCCGCTGATAACAGCGATAAACAGGAAAAGCGCAATAAGGTACGCGGTACTGCCATGGAGGAAGGCAGGAAGAACAATGAGGACCACAAGGAAGATAATCAGGCTTAA
- a CDS encoding thiamine-phosphate synthase family protein, which translates to MNYSHDCEEKEREISSGNLVLIRELESVIESLGEISHSEIAPAGGIVMAYARQGARTIDDVFAVIDGSIISSEDLPVCRMVLTATRFDPAIRCVAIVRYNPKIIEIADEMLMEVSSFNRAQEPPGDSSHDWGVAFCCEKSDGVPDLIYDTGCVGKEPLIRLLGENPTRVLASINRILTRIITTNFTEE; encoded by the coding sequence ATGAATTATTCTCATGATTGTGAAGAGAAAGAAAGAGAGATCTCAAGTGGTAATCTCGTCCTCATCCGTGAACTGGAGTCAGTGATAGAGTCTCTGGGAGAAATTTCACATTCAGAGATTGCACCTGCTGGAGGGATTGTGATGGCGTATGCCCGGCAGGGCGCCAGGACCATTGATGACGTGTTTGCCGTAATAGACGGTTCTATCATCTCTTCGGAAGATCTCCCTGTTTGCAGGATGGTCCTTACTGCAACCCGGTTTGATCCAGCAATCCGGTGCGTGGCAATTGTAAGATATAATCCAAAGATCATAGAAATCGCTGATGAGATGCTGATGGAGGTTTCTTCATTCAATCGCGCCCAGGAACCTCCAGGAGATTCTTCTCATGATTGGGGGGTTGCTTTCTGCTGTGAGAAGAGCGATGGCGTTCCTGATCTGATCTACGATACCGGATGTGTAGGAAAAGAGCCCTTGATCCGTCTTCTGGGTGAGAATCCGACCCGTGTTTTAGCAAGTATTAATAGGATCTTAACGCGCATTATAACTACAAATTTTACAGAGGAATAA
- a CDS encoding 30S ribosomal protein S17e: MGVKPSYIKGIGAELLENHREKFSGDFDENKKAVSAATDIPTKSVRNRVAGYITRKVNTGRTA, encoded by the coding sequence ATGGGTGTAAAACCAAGTTATATAAAGGGCATCGGTGCAGAACTTCTGGAAAACCACCGCGAAAAGTTTTCTGGCGATTTTGATGAGAATAAAAAAGCCGTAAGTGCAGCAACTGATATTCCCACCAAGAGCGTGCGCAACCGTGTTGCAGGCTATATCACAAGAAAGGTAAATACCGGAAGAACAGCATAA
- the dapA gene encoding 4-hydroxy-tetrahydrodipicolinate synthase, translating to MFEGVFPALITPFQRNAGKDLDVDGLRSNITFLLQSGVHGLVPCGSTGESATLSSAEHEKVVEVTLEEAGGKVPVLAGTGSNNTSEAIRFTKAAKDAGADGVLVISPYYNKPNRSGLVKHYTALADLDIPVVIYNIPGRTGQNLAPELIAELANHPNIVGVKEASGDINQISSIIELTLDNDFSVISGDDGMTLPILSLGGDGVISVAANIVPKPMIEMYDAAKKGDYETARSIHYKLAPLIKALFVETNPVPIKKATEMRGMAAGPVRLPLDEASQTTVEKLQEVLTHYD from the coding sequence ATGTTTGAGGGCGTTTTCCCTGCGCTCATTACTCCTTTTCAGAGGAACGCCGGGAAAGATCTTGATGTGGATGGACTCAGATCCAACATCACTTTTCTTTTGCAGTCTGGAGTCCACGGGTTGGTGCCATGCGGCTCAACCGGAGAATCTGCTACACTCAGTAGTGCAGAGCACGAGAAGGTAGTGGAAGTAACCCTGGAAGAGGCCGGAGGTAAGGTTCCAGTCCTTGCAGGAACCGGGTCTAACAACACTTCTGAAGCTATCAGATTTACCAAGGCTGCAAAGGATGCCGGAGCAGATGGCGTTCTGGTCATAAGCCCCTATTATAATAAACCCAACCGATCAGGTCTTGTGAAGCATTATACCGCTCTGGCTGATCTGGATATCCCGGTTGTAATCTACAATATTCCGGGAAGGACCGGGCAGAATCTTGCCCCTGAACTGATTGCCGAGCTTGCTAACCATCCCAACATAGTGGGTGTTAAAGAGGCTAGCGGGGATATCAATCAAATATCATCTATCATAGAATTGACCCTGGACAATGATTTCTCTGTGATTTCAGGGGATGATGGTATGACTCTTCCTATCCTGAGTCTCGGTGGCGACGGGGTTATCTCAGTTGCAGCAAACATTGTCCCAAAGCCCATGATAGAGATGTATGATGCAGCAAAGAAGGGCGATTATGAAACTGCACGCAGTATTCATTACAAACTTGCACCTCTCATCAAAGCACTCTTTGTTGAAACTAATCCGGTTCCAATAAAGAAAGCTACTGAAATGAGAGGCATGGCAGCAGGTCCTGTCAGGCTTCCACTGGATGAAGCGAGCCAGACAACAGTTGAAAAATTACAGGAGGTGCTAACTCATTATGATTAA
- the dapB gene encoding 4-hydroxy-tetrahydrodipicolinate reductase yields MIKIAICGAFGRMGMTIGGIVTKDPEMQLVGGVDVQEGEVFGVPVVSAGKFASFLSESKPDVVIDFTVAAASAQNIPVAAAAGCAIILGTTGLNADQSKNIREAIAKGGVPAVISTNYSIGMNILWLLVREAAQRLSDYDIEVTEAHHRYKKDAPSGTAKTILEILQEEVGPREEVYGREGMTERGNEIGVHVIRGGDIVGDHAVMFTSNFETVTLSHRAYDRGVFAQGAVKATKWIVGKKPAVYGMKDVLGL; encoded by the coding sequence ATGATTAAAATAGCAATTTGTGGTGCATTCGGCCGCATGGGTATGACAATCGGTGGAATAGTCACAAAAGATCCCGAAATGCAGTTAGTGGGTGGCGTAGATGTGCAGGAAGGCGAGGTTTTTGGCGTTCCTGTCGTCTCTGCTGGTAAGTTTGCATCCTTTCTGTCTGAAAGTAAACCCGATGTAGTCATTGATTTTACTGTAGCCGCAGCGTCAGCCCAGAACATTCCCGTAGCCGCAGCAGCTGGTTGTGCAATCATTCTTGGAACAACCGGTCTGAATGCAGATCAAAGCAAGAACATCAGAGAAGCAATTGCAAAGGGAGGAGTTCCGGCGGTTATCTCCACGAACTATTCTATTGGAATGAATATTCTCTGGCTTCTTGTACGGGAAGCTGCTCAGCGGCTTAGTGACTATGATATTGAGGTTACCGAAGCTCATCACCGGTACAAGAAGGATGCTCCCAGCGGTACCGCAAAGACTATTCTTGAGATTCTCCAGGAAGAAGTCGGCCCCAGGGAAGAAGTCTATGGGCGTGAGGGTATGACTGAACGGGGCAACGAGATCGGTGTGCATGTTATCAGGGGCGGGGACATCGTCGGTGATCATGCTGTGATGTTTACCAGCAACTTTGAGACAGTCACTCTTTCCCACCGGGCATATGATCGGGGTGTCTTTGCCCAGGGAGCAGTCAAGGCAACCAAGTGGATTGTCGGAAAGAAGCCTGCTGTATATGGCATGAAAGATGTCCTCGGTCTTTGA
- a CDS encoding indolepyruvate ferredoxin oxidoreductase subunit alpha has protein sequence MTAIINKDTCTGCETCVDECPAVAISMKDDKADVNADLCVDCGSCVDVCPAEAISMD, from the coding sequence ATGACTGCGATAATAAACAAAGATACCTGTACCGGTTGTGAGACCTGCGTTGATGAATGCCCGGCTGTAGCGATTTCAATGAAGGATGACAAAGCTGATGTAAACGCAGATCTCTGCGTAGACTGTGGTTCCTGTGTGGATGTATGTCCTGCAGAAGCCATCTCAATGGATTAA
- the asd gene encoding aspartate-semialdehyde dehydrogenase: MISVGVLGATGAVGQRFVQLLAGHPNFELSVLTASKRSAGKKYRDAASWRLEVPFPEDVGDIIVSDTTVESLKKVDLVFSALPADLAGEVEMQCAKAGIGVCSNASTYRMEPDVPLVVPEVNADHLGMIDLQRDKGTDGFIVTNPNCSTIMLTCSLAPLRTFSFSDIKVATMQAISGAGFEGIPGMAIFDNLIPYIGNEEEKMERETLKIMGTFDGAEVQNAPFSVSACCNRVPVIDGHSMSVWIDIKDQVEKVEKAFRTWKSTLPDLPTLPEKSVDYIDLPDRPQPRLDRMKGKGMTVSIGRVRPGIRYQAMGHNTIRGAAGASILNAEVICDRDYL, encoded by the coding sequence ATGATCAGTGTAGGGGTTCTTGGTGCAACCGGGGCCGTTGGGCAGAGGTTTGTACAACTCCTTGCAGGTCATCCGAATTTTGAACTCTCAGTTCTGACCGCATCCAAACGGAGTGCAGGAAAGAAATATCGTGATGCTGCTTCATGGCGTCTCGAAGTTCCATTTCCTGAGGATGTCGGCGATATCATTGTTTCAGATACCACAGTTGAGAGTCTAAAGAAGGTTGACCTTGTGTTCTCTGCACTTCCTGCAGACCTTGCAGGAGAAGTAGAGATGCAATGTGCCAAGGCAGGGATTGGAGTCTGCAGTAATGCAAGTACATACCGGATGGAACCTGATGTCCCTCTGGTTGTACCGGAAGTCAATGCCGATCATCTTGGGATGATCGATCTTCAGCGTGACAAAGGAACAGATGGATTCATTGTAACTAATCCAAATTGTTCAACCATCATGCTCACCTGTTCATTGGCACCTCTTCGAACGTTTTCGTTCTCTGATATCAAGGTAGCCACAATGCAGGCCATATCTGGAGCTGGGTTTGAAGGCATACCAGGAATGGCTATTTTTGATAACCTGATTCCTTACATTGGCAACGAGGAAGAGAAGATGGAACGCGAGACTCTGAAGATCATGGGTACCTTTGATGGTGCCGAAGTTCAGAATGCTCCATTCTCTGTAAGTGCATGCTGCAACCGTGTTCCGGTTATTGATGGGCATTCCATGTCTGTCTGGATTGATATCAAAGATCAGGTTGAAAAAGTGGAAAAAGCCTTTAGGACATGGAAGTCAACACTCCCTGATCTGCCCACTCTTCCGGAAAAATCGGTCGATTATATTGATCTTCCTGACCGGCCACAGCCACGCCTAGACCGGATGAAAGGAAAGGGAATGACGGTATCTATCGGCAGGGTACGGCCAGGAATCAGGTATCAGGCTATGGGTCATAATACCATCAGAGGAGCGGCAGGAGCCTCAATTCTGAATGCAGAAGTGATCTGTGACCGGGACTACCTGTGA
- the albA gene encoding DNA-binding protein Alba: MTYVQDDNIIFVGNKPVMNYVLAVVTQFTNGAQEVFVKARGKAISRAVDTTEIALGRFLQNVEKRSITTSTEQVDTENGKTNVSCIEIVLVLRSEIGQVSL; encoded by the coding sequence ATGACATACGTGCAGGACGATAACATCATCTTCGTGGGTAATAAGCCGGTCATGAATTATGTTCTGGCCGTCGTTACCCAGTTTACCAATGGTGCCCAGGAAGTATTTGTTAAAGCACGAGGAAAGGCAATTTCACGGGCAGTTGATACGACAGAGATTGCTCTGGGTCGGTTCCTGCAAAATGTAGAGAAACGATCCATAACAACCTCAACAGAACAGGTTGATACTGAAAATGGTAAGACCAATGTCTCATGTATAGAGATTGTTCTGGTATTACGATCAGAAATAGGGCAGGTTTCGCTCTGA
- a CDS encoding MarC family protein has protein sequence MADDLISLTLFTLSSILIVVDPIGAMLVYHSLTGHMEPQNRKKVAISACRLSTVVLLFFTIFGSSLLALFGITIEAFTIAGGVLLFGIGMEIVYAKTSRARMTEAEKHESIEAEEISSMPLAFPMIAGPGTITTVIVLSKNVSLISEPVRLVIILGSVIMTMTLTYLLLVSSEQFTSRIGQREYRVVSRLMGILLMAIAVQFLINGISTAFPSLIK, from the coding sequence ATGGCAGATGACCTGATCAGTCTCACACTCTTTACCTTATCTTCAATCCTCATTGTGGTTGACCCTATTGGAGCGATGCTTGTTTACCACTCCCTGACAGGTCATATGGAACCACAAAACCGGAAAAAGGTTGCTATTTCTGCATGCCGACTCTCAACGGTGGTTCTCCTTTTCTTCACAATATTTGGATCAAGCCTTCTGGCATTGTTTGGGATTACGATTGAGGCATTTACAATAGCAGGCGGGGTCCTGCTCTTTGGGATAGGAATGGAGATCGTCTACGCAAAAACATCCCGGGCCAGAATGACTGAAGCAGAAAAACATGAGAGTATCGAAGCTGAAGAGATTTCATCCATGCCACTTGCATTCCCCATGATTGCCGGGCCTGGCACTATCACTACAGTTATCGTTCTCTCAAAAAATGTTTCACTGATATCAGAGCCGGTACGTCTTGTGATCATCCTGGGTTCTGTTATAATGACAATGACACTTACCTATCTGTTACTGGTCTCTTCAGAACAATTTACAAGCAGGATTGGACAACGAGAATACAGGGTGGTTAGCAGACTCATGGGAATTTTACTTATGGCTATTGCAGTTCAATTCCTGATTAATGGGATCTCAACGGCCTTCCCATCTCTTATTAAGTAA
- a CDS encoding HypC/HybG/HupF family hydrogenase formation chaperone, whose product MCIAVPAEIIEIKEGNIALVDFGGLKQEIRIDLVDVIIGDFVLVHVGFAIQKLNRDEALETRELFKQCYEEMGQEAFPA is encoded by the coding sequence ATGTGTATAGCCGTTCCAGCAGAAATAATTGAGATAAAAGAAGGAAATATTGCACTTGTTGACTTTGGAGGACTTAAACAGGAAATCCGGATTGATCTCGTAGATGTTATTATTGGAGACTTTGTTCTGGTGCATGTGGGCTTTGCAATCCAGAAACTGAACCGTGATGAAGCTCTTGAGACCCGTGAACTGTTTAAGCAGTGTTATGAAGAGATGGGCCAGGAAGCATTTCCGGCCTAA
- a CDS encoding sugar ABC transporter substrate-binding protein, with translation MSVRYSISALFTCILVLLIIPAICPGETPVNQNSTEQTILGLIPSGNTSPFHQELIKGVIDEAANHNWTVITIPPDSEENITSQKLAMWDLINRNARIICLNTLNTSALTPEIKAATEAGIPVVLYNTLTPAQKMNISEYIGYNQYTGSAELGSYASRILAEKKNEAPDTIQGKVFILRGLPGFHADQRTAGFITGLTQSHGITIADQKVAGWDRDTAKTIALQALKDHPDLSIFYGNNDEMAIGAAMAVLDRGKKVNSDLLCIGIDGNTPTLDMIRNGTMTATLGVYPYKMGSTVVKQAVKILNGEQVPMYLETPSTVVDINNLDAYLNGSTWTDPIESVAEKEIK, from the coding sequence ATGTCAGTGAGATATAGTATATCCGCACTTTTTACATGTATCCTTGTTCTGCTCATTATACCGGCTATCTGTCCTGGAGAAACTCCTGTTAATCAAAATTCAACAGAACAAACGATTCTTGGACTCATCCCATCCGGAAACACCAGCCCATTCCATCAGGAACTGATAAAGGGAGTCATTGATGAAGCTGCAAACCATAATTGGACTGTAATAACAATACCCCCTGATTCTGAAGAGAATATTACATCACAGAAACTGGCCATGTGGGATCTCATCAATAGAAACGCAAGGATAATTTGTCTCAACACACTGAATACATCTGCTCTTACCCCGGAGATTAAGGCAGCTACTGAGGCAGGCATTCCGGTAGTCCTTTACAACACCCTGACTCCGGCCCAGAAAATGAATATTTCTGAGTACATTGGGTACAACCAGTATACAGGCTCAGCCGAACTTGGATCATACGCATCCAGGATTCTCGCAGAGAAGAAAAATGAGGCCCCAGACACCATCCAGGGTAAGGTTTTCATCCTTCGTGGACTTCCTGGTTTTCATGCTGATCAACGAACTGCAGGATTCATTACCGGACTTACCCAAAGTCATGGAATAACCATTGCAGATCAGAAAGTAGCAGGATGGGATCGTGATACGGCAAAGACTATTGCACTTCAGGCGCTCAAGGATCATCCAGACCTTAGTATCTTTTATGGTAACAACGATGAGATGGCAATAGGAGCAGCAATGGCAGTTTTAGATCGTGGTAAAAAAGTGAATTCAGATCTACTCTGTATAGGCATTGATGGAAATACCCCAACGCTAGATATGATAAGAAACGGCACTATGACTGCAACCCTCGGTGTGTATCCATACAAGATGGGGAGCACTGTTGTCAAACAGGCAGTAAAAATTCTTAATGGTGAACAGGTACCGATGTATTTGGAGACGCCTTCAACAGTTGTAGATATCAACAATCTTGATGCGTACCTGAACGGGTCAACTTGGACCGATCCAATCGAATCAGTTGCAGAAAAAGAGATTAAATAA
- a CDS encoding molybdopterin-binding protein: MNTTTLTWLSIWAVSIITLSGIGIVTAGNIPDNEWSLNLSGNHQEYITQEEYEQSINVEQTSNYFSSVVDEKGQVWDGMPLWRLTNRVNDTGNLAYLVTVTGTDGSTITLPGSEIAGNDAFILANTKNGEPIEQGDPSYPLVLAGRNLPAEEMISGVSSLTLTPSDSI; this comes from the coding sequence ATGAATACAACAACCTTGACATGGCTCAGCATCTGGGCTGTTTCTATAATTACTCTGTCTGGTATCGGAATTGTCACTGCCGGAAATATTCCCGATAATGAATGGAGTCTCAATCTTTCTGGTAATCATCAGGAATACATTACTCAGGAAGAATACGAACAAAGTATCAACGTTGAACAGACGTCCAATTATTTTTCATCAGTTGTTGATGAGAAAGGGCAGGTCTGGGATGGCATGCCACTCTGGCGACTGACTAACCGGGTGAATGATACTGGTAATCTGGCATACTTGGTAACTGTAACCGGCACTGACGGCTCAACTATTACATTGCCAGGGTCTGAAATAGCAGGCAATGATGCTTTCATCCTGGCAAATACTAAAAATGGCGAGCCTATTGAGCAGGGTGATCCATCATATCCCCTGGTGCTTGCAGGCAGAAATTTACCTGCTGAGGAGATGATATCTGGCGTCTCATCGCTCACTCTGACTCCATCAGATTCTATATAA